Proteins encoded in a region of the Salvelinus fontinalis isolate EN_2023a chromosome 17, ASM2944872v1, whole genome shotgun sequence genome:
- the LOC129814600 gene encoding ladderlectin-like produces the protein MATLTLLLLLSAAFTLGDIMTVNKANELVKFAADQRNPCPRGWFQFNSRCFMFVRTSRTWPNAERHCQLLGEKLKPVHNTVKYLGANLASVHSYEESQFLQAVVLIATGSFPLTWIGGFDAVQAKVQKDRLWFWSDGSKFDHESWAQGQPNNHNGAREPCIQINFGAENGWNDESCGKSYPSVCSIRTCLIPQTIN, from the exons ATGGCGACGTTGACCCTTCTACTGCTTCTCAGCGCTGCCTTTACACTGGGTGACATAATGACTGTGAACAAAGCAA ATGAATTGGTGAAATTTGCAGCAGACCAAAGAAACCCATGCCCCAGAGGCTGGTTCCAATTTAATTCACGCTGCTTCATGTTTGTCAGAACTTCAAGGACATGGCCCAATGCAGAG CGCCACTGTCAGTTACTTGGAGAAAAACTGAAGCCTGTGCACAACACTGTAAAGTACCTTGGCGCAAACCTGGCATCTGTGCACAGCTATGAAGAGTCCCAATTTCTACAGGCGGTGGTGTTGATCGCGACTGGCAGTTTCCCTCTTACCTGGATTGGCGGATTTGATGCTGTTCAAGCAAAGGTGCAAAAG GACAGGCTATGGTTCTGGAGTGACGGCTCGAAATTTGATCACGAGAGCTGGGCTCAAGGGCAGCCGAATAACCACAATGGTGCCAGAGAGCCATGTATTCAGATCAACTTTGGAG CTGAAAACGGCTGGAACGATGAATCATGTGGAAAGAGCTATCCCTCCGTGTGCTCCATAAGAACCTGTTTAATCCCTCAAACTATCAATTGA